Proteins found in one Arachis stenosperma cultivar V10309 chromosome 8, arast.V10309.gnm1.PFL2, whole genome shotgun sequence genomic segment:
- the LOC130946683 gene encoding nuclear transcription factor Y subunit C-1-like, with the protein MENTTNTNNNHPHQQAQSSPYPGPPTLPPPPTTTTVVPGGAPPPSSAAPFHHLLQQQQQQLQMFWSYQRQEIEHVNDFKNHQLPLARIKKIMKADEDVRMISAEAPILFAKACELFILELTIRSWLHAEENKRRTLQKNDIAAAITRTDIFDFLVDIVPRDDIKDDAAALGGIVAAAAAATASGVPYYYPPMGQPAGPPGGMMIGRPAVDPATGVYVQPPSQAWQSVWQTAAEDGSYGSGATAAQGNLDGQS; encoded by the coding sequence ATGGAGAAcaccaccaacaccaacaaCAACCACCCTCACCAGCAGGCCCAATCGAGCCCATACCCAGGCCCACCAACACTCCCACCACCTCCCACCACCACCACCGTCGTCCCCGGAGGCGCACCACCACCGTCATCCGCCGCACCATTCCACCACCTCCTCCAGCAACAACAGCAACAGCTTCAGATGTTCTGGTCCTACCAGCGCCAAGAAATCGAACACGTCAACGACTTCAAGAACCACCAGCTTCCATTGGCGCGCATCAAGAAGATCATGAAGGCCGACGAAGACGTTCGCATGATCTCCGCCGAAGCCCCAATCCTCTTCGCCAAAGCCTGCGAGCTCTTCATCCTCGAGCTCACGATCCGTTCATGGCTTCACGCCGAAGAGAACAAGCGAAGGACGCTTCAGAAGAACGACATCGCCGCCGCCATTACGCGAACCGACATCTTCGATTTCTTAGTTGATATTGTTCCCAGGGACGATATCAAGGACGATGCGGCGGCGCTCGGCGGAATTGTGGCTGCTGCGGCGGCGGCTACTGCCAGTGGTGTTCCGTACTATTATCCGCCCATGGGCCAGCCCGCGGGCCCGCCTGGCGGCATGATGATTGGCAGGCCCGCAGTGGACCCGGCAACGGGGGTTTACGTGCAGCCGCCGTCGCAGGCGTGGCAGAGTGTTTGGCAGACTGCTGCGGAGGATGGCAGCTATGGGAGTGGCGCCACCGCCGCTCAAGGGAATCTTGATGGACAGAG